Proteins co-encoded in one Rudaeicoccus suwonensis genomic window:
- a CDS encoding MFS transporter: MRAGFLYGCASTLFSNACHVYLADSYPTAIRGTTTGAAYSLSRLVTALLPFLLLPILDSHGSTAAFAVVMVLLVIDVVMRGHRCTNRSADATV; the protein is encoded by the coding sequence GTGCGCGCCGGGTTTCTCTACGGCTGCGCGTCGACTCTGTTCTCCAACGCGTGCCACGTCTACCTTGCGGATTCATATCCGACAGCGATCCGTGGAACCACCACGGGCGCGGCATACTCGCTGTCCAGACTGGTCACGGCATTGCTGCCGTTCCTGCTGCTGCCGATCCTCGATTCACACGGCAGCACAGCGGCTTTCGCGGTCGTGATGGTGCTGCTCGTGATCGACGTCGTCATGCGCGGTCATCGATGCACCAACCGTTCGGCGGACGCGACCGTGTGA
- the purL gene encoding phosphoribosylformylglycinamidine synthase produces MTPTHGLALTTFDGGTALSSFRAAALLARLRAVAPQISAVSARFIHFVATDQPLDPATEQRLGELLTYGPSYSASDEVDETFVVTPRVGTVSPWASKATDIAHSCGFAVHRIERVTEFAVSTGELGPDERSAVAALLHDRMTQTVLHSRADAEVLFDEPDAEPLRRINVLGDGRGALDRANVELGLALSADEIDYLVTSFTDLHRNPSDVELMMFAQANSEHCRHKIFNADFVIDDQPQTSSLFDMIRHTEAVAGEGTIVAYKDNASIMRGGTITRWVPESPDAPSRYVERTDEVHVLMKVETHNHPTAISPFAGAATGAGGEIRDEGATGRGSAPKAGLTGFVVSNLHLPGTQEPWENETYGAPAHLATPLDIMVDGPIGAAAFNNEFGRPGLGGFFRVYEQTVDGIRRGYHKPIMSAGGLGSISADQTQKVRFPSGSLLVQLGGPGMRIGMGGGAASSMASGDNAAELDFDSVQRGNPEIERRAQEVINHCWSLGADNPILAIHDVGAGGLSNAFPELVDDAGLGATFDLTAVPLEERGLSPREIWCNESQERYVLAIAADSLEDFAALAQRERCPYAVIGAASDDGVLRVEQPGSSDIPIDMPMQVLLGKPPRMTRDVTRVEHTTTPFTIDHASARDLAYAVLRHPTVASKRFLVTIADRTVGGLTHRDQMVGPWQVPVADVAVTLSDLTGFGGQAMASGERTPIGAVDGPASGRMAVGEAITNLLAAPLSELTGVKLSCNWMAAAGRPGEDAALYDTVRAVGLELCPALGISVPVGKDSLSMSTRWTDDDTAEAREVRSPVSLVVTAFASLPDVRGTLTPQLRGSGDGTRDGSVESELLLVDLGAGKNRLGGSIAAQVQGEFGGAPTDLDDPQLLLGLVELTGRLREDGLLTAYHDRSDGGLWATVAEMAFASGCGVSIDVPSTEALFAEELGAVLEIPASAHAAVERILTDTGLSAVCHFIGRPTQDGHLTVTVGGETLLHEQVRDLALAWDEVSHRISALRDNPQCAEEEHSAAGVFDAPLVVAPSFDPTHDIAAPYLSLSTKPRVAILREQGVNSHVETAFAFHRAGFEALDVHMTDLQAGRHDLSDVVGLVACGGFSYGDTLGAGEGWARSVLFNDQLREVFGTFFQRADTFGLGICNGCQMFAALAELIPGADAWPRFTRNLSEQYEARLSQVEILDSPSIFFTGMSGSRLPIAVAHGEGRADFSERGDLESVHRAMRFIDATGAPAATYPANPNGSPDGLTAVATPDGRFTAMMPHPERVQRNIQLSWTDGAPSEASPWLRMFRNARVHLG; encoded by the coding sequence ATGACGCCGACCCACGGCCTGGCGCTGACCACTTTCGACGGCGGCACGGCGTTGTCGTCGTTCCGCGCGGCTGCGCTGCTGGCGCGGTTGCGCGCCGTCGCACCCCAGATCAGCGCGGTCAGTGCCCGCTTCATCCACTTCGTCGCCACCGATCAGCCGCTGGACCCGGCGACCGAGCAGCGACTGGGCGAGCTGCTGACCTACGGCCCGTCATACAGCGCGAGCGACGAGGTCGACGAGACCTTCGTCGTCACCCCCCGCGTCGGCACTGTCTCGCCATGGGCATCGAAGGCCACCGACATCGCGCACAGCTGCGGCTTCGCGGTGCATCGCATCGAGCGGGTCACCGAATTCGCTGTGTCGACAGGCGAACTCGGCCCCGATGAGCGCTCTGCTGTGGCGGCCCTGCTGCACGACAGGATGACGCAGACGGTGCTGCACTCGCGCGCCGACGCCGAGGTGTTGTTCGACGAACCCGATGCCGAACCGCTGCGTCGCATTAACGTACTGGGCGACGGCCGTGGTGCATTGGACCGCGCCAACGTCGAACTGGGGCTGGCCCTGTCCGCCGACGAGATCGACTATCTCGTCACGTCGTTCACCGATCTGCACCGCAACCCCAGCGACGTCGAGCTGATGATGTTCGCGCAGGCCAACTCCGAGCACTGCCGCCACAAGATCTTCAATGCCGACTTCGTGATCGACGATCAGCCGCAGACGTCGTCGCTGTTCGACATGATCCGGCATACCGAAGCAGTCGCCGGCGAAGGCACGATCGTCGCCTACAAGGACAACGCCTCGATCATGCGCGGCGGCACCATCACTCGGTGGGTGCCCGAATCCCCTGATGCACCCAGCAGATACGTCGAACGCACCGATGAAGTGCACGTGCTGATGAAGGTCGAGACGCACAACCACCCGACTGCCATCTCTCCGTTCGCCGGCGCGGCGACCGGGGCAGGTGGCGAGATCCGCGACGAGGGTGCGACCGGCCGCGGGTCCGCGCCGAAGGCCGGACTGACCGGTTTCGTCGTGTCGAACCTGCACCTGCCCGGCACCCAGGAGCCGTGGGAGAACGAGACGTATGGCGCGCCCGCTCACCTCGCGACGCCGCTGGACATCATGGTCGACGGCCCCATCGGCGCGGCTGCCTTCAACAACGAGTTCGGGCGCCCCGGGCTGGGCGGCTTCTTCCGCGTCTACGAGCAGACCGTGGACGGCATCCGACGTGGCTATCACAAGCCGATCATGAGCGCCGGTGGTCTCGGCTCGATCAGCGCCGACCAGACGCAGAAGGTCCGCTTCCCCAGCGGATCACTGCTGGTGCAACTCGGCGGTCCGGGCATGCGCATCGGCATGGGCGGCGGCGCGGCATCGTCGATGGCATCCGGCGACAATGCGGCCGAACTCGACTTCGACTCCGTGCAGCGCGGCAACCCCGAGATCGAGCGTCGTGCGCAGGAGGTCATCAACCACTGCTGGTCGCTCGGTGCCGACAACCCGATCCTCGCGATCCACGATGTCGGCGCCGGCGGGCTGTCCAACGCCTTCCCCGAACTCGTCGACGACGCCGGGCTCGGCGCGACCTTCGATCTGACGGCGGTGCCTCTCGAGGAGCGCGGCCTGTCCCCCAGAGAGATCTGGTGCAACGAGTCGCAAGAGCGTTATGTGCTTGCGATTGCTGCGGATTCGCTTGAGGATTTCGCCGCTTTGGCGCAGCGCGAGCGCTGCCCGTATGCGGTGATCGGCGCCGCATCGGACGACGGCGTGCTGCGCGTCGAGCAACCCGGCAGCAGCGACATACCGATCGACATGCCCATGCAGGTGCTGCTGGGCAAGCCGCCGCGGATGACCCGCGACGTGACACGGGTCGAGCACACGACAACGCCGTTCACGATCGACCACGCCTCGGCTCGCGACCTCGCGTATGCCGTGCTGCGTCACCCGACCGTGGCCAGCAAGCGCTTCCTGGTGACGATCGCGGATCGCACGGTCGGTGGCCTCACCCATCGCGACCAGATGGTCGGACCCTGGCAGGTGCCCGTCGCAGATGTGGCCGTGACGCTGTCCGATCTGACCGGCTTCGGCGGACAGGCGATGGCGTCGGGTGAGCGCACCCCGATCGGCGCCGTCGACGGCCCGGCCTCCGGCCGGATGGCGGTCGGCGAAGCGATCACCAACCTGCTGGCTGCGCCACTCAGTGAGCTGACCGGCGTGAAGCTGTCCTGCAACTGGATGGCAGCCGCTGGTCGCCCCGGCGAAGACGCCGCGCTCTACGACACCGTGCGGGCGGTCGGCCTGGAGTTGTGCCCGGCCCTGGGCATCAGCGTGCCGGTCGGCAAGGACTCTTTGTCGATGAGCACGCGGTGGACGGATGACGACACGGCCGAGGCGCGCGAGGTTCGCTCACCCGTTTCATTGGTTGTCACCGCCTTCGCTTCGTTGCCGGATGTGCGCGGCACCCTCACGCCTCAGCTGCGCGGCAGCGGCGACGGGACCAGGGACGGCAGTGTCGAGTCGGAACTCCTGCTCGTCGATCTTGGCGCGGGCAAGAATCGCCTCGGCGGCTCGATAGCGGCGCAGGTGCAGGGCGAATTCGGAGGCGCACCAACGGATCTGGACGATCCGCAGCTGTTGCTGGGCCTCGTCGAGTTGACGGGGCGGCTGCGGGAGGACGGCCTGCTCACCGCGTACCACGACCGTTCGGACGGTGGCCTGTGGGCGACCGTCGCCGAGATGGCATTCGCGAGCGGGTGCGGCGTGAGCATCGACGTCCCCTCGACCGAGGCTCTCTTCGCCGAGGAACTCGGCGCCGTTCTCGAGATCCCAGCGTCGGCGCACGCCGCCGTCGAGCGGATCCTCACCGACACCGGTCTGAGCGCGGTCTGCCACTTCATCGGCCGGCCCACTCAGGACGGGCACCTCACAGTCACGGTCGGCGGCGAGACCCTGTTGCACGAGCAGGTGCGCGACCTGGCGCTGGCCTGGGACGAGGTGTCACACCGCATCAGCGCACTGCGCGACAACCCCCAGTGCGCCGAGGAAGAGCATTCAGCAGCAGGGGTTTTCGACGCTCCGTTGGTGGTGGCGCCGTCCTTCGACCCCACGCACGACATCGCGGCGCCATACCTGTCGTTGTCGACCAAGCCGCGGGTCGCAATCCTGCGCGAGCAGGGCGTCAACTCCCACGTCGAGACGGCGTTCGCGTTCCACCGCGCCGGATTCGAGGCGCTCGACGTGCACATGACCGACCTGCAGGCCGGCCGTCATGACCTCAGCGACGTCGTCGGGTTGGTCGCCTGCGGCGGCTTCTCCTACGGCGACACCCTCGGCGCGGGTGAGGGTTGGGCCCGGTCGGTGCTGTTCAACGATCAGCTCCGCGAGGTCTTCGGCACGTTCTTCCAGCGTGCCGACACCTTCGGCCTGGGCATCTGCAACGGCTGCCAGATGTTCGCGGCCCTGGCCGAGCTGATTCCGGGTGCAGACGCGTGGCCGCGGTTCACCCGCAACCTTTCCGAGCAGTACGAAGCCCGCCTCAGCCAGGTCGAGATCCTCGACTCCCCCTCGATCTTCTTCACCGGTATGTCGGGCAGCCGTCTGCCGATCGCCGTCGCGCACGGCGAGGGCCGCGCCGACTTCTCAGAGCGCGGTGATCTCGAAAGCGTCCACCGGGCAATGCGTTTCATCGATGCGACCGGTGCGCCGGCTGCGACATACCCGGCGAACCCGAACGGCTCACCGGACGGGCTGACCGCGGTGGCCACGCCGGACGGCCGATTCACCGCGATGATGCCGCACCCAGAACGCGTGCAGCGCAACATCCAGCTGTCGTGGACCGACGGGGCGCCTTCGGAGGCAAGCCCGTGGCTACGGATGTTCCGCAACGCACGGGTGCACCTCGGCTGA
- a CDS encoding PPOX class F420-dependent oxidoreductase — MTSAALRALISDNKLAVLATIRRDGRPQLSNVSYCYDRDRDLIRVSITDDRAKTANLRRDPRATVLVSDTSGWSYAAADADATLLPVCTSPDDASADELVDIYRNIAGEHDDWAEYRQAMVDDRRVPLLLRLTHVYGAAR; from the coding sequence ATGACCTCAGCTGCGCTCCGTGCCCTGATCTCCGACAACAAGCTCGCCGTGCTCGCGACCATCCGGCGCGACGGCCGGCCGCAGCTGTCGAATGTCAGCTACTGCTATGACCGTGACCGCGACCTGATCCGGGTCTCGATCACCGATGACCGCGCCAAGACCGCCAACCTGCGCCGCGATCCGCGGGCCACCGTGCTCGTCAGCGACACGTCCGGGTGGTCGTATGCCGCTGCCGACGCGGACGCCACGCTCCTGCCGGTCTGCACCAGCCCCGACGACGCCAGCGCGGACGAGTTGGTCGACATCTACCGGAACATCGCCGGCGAACACGACGACTGGGCCGAATACCGCCAGGCCATGGTCGACGACCGGCGTGTCCCCCTGCTGTTGCGGCTCACCCACGTGTATGGCGCAGCCCGCTGA